DNA sequence from the Chitinophaga flava genome:
CGACAGCGGCAAGGTAAGTTTCTCCATCGCTTCCTCCCGGATACTGCCGGAAATGACACAGGTGGCGGAAAACCCGTTGGCCATCGCTACCCGCCTCAATCTCCTGCAAGACAACAATGCAGACAACATCAGCCCCATCATCGATGAGGTGCTGGCTAAATATCCGGATAAAGTGGCCGCCTTCCGGAGTGGTAAAAAAGGATTGATGTCTTTGTTTGTGGGAGAAGTGATGAAACTGTCGAAAGGCAAGGCAGATCCCCGGTTGACCAACGAATTACTGGCAGAAAAGCTGAAAGGCTAAGACGCTTTGCATTTATTTAGCTAATATTGACAGTTGTAAGGCTCAGAAAAACGATAAAAAACAGCAGCATGAAAAAATACTTATTGTGGATGTCCGTAGCAGCTTTCCTGGCCGGATGTACCGGACAACAGCAGGAAAAAGGTGAGTTCAAGATAGAAGGGCACTTTACCAACCTGCCGCTCGGCCCCGTTGTACTGGAAGAGCTTACGCTCGACAACCTGAAAGTGGTAGACTCTACCAACGTAAAGGATGCCAGCGGTAAATTCACACTTAAAGGCATGGTACCTGAGCAGGGTCTGTACCGTATCCGTTTTGAAAACGGTAAATTCATCCTCCTCTCTCTGGATGCCGGTGACATGAAACTGGAAGGTGATGTCAGCAACCTGGAAAACATGAAAGTGTCTGGCTCTGAAGCTACATCAGAACTGCATCAGTTCCTCCAGGACATCAGCAAACAATCTATCGCGCTCACCGAAGAAATGCGTAAGGTAGATAGTCTCCATGGCGCCAAAGTACCGGACAGTGTGTTCCAGCCACAGCTGACCGCTATTCAGAAAAAAGAGAAGGATTTTGAACAGGGCTTTTTTGACATGGCAGAAAAAACAAAAAATCCTGCCAACGCAGTATTTGCTATCAGCCAGGTAAGAAATCCCGAAGAAATCATCTCCCATAAACAGGTGATCACCGGATTAACCACCCGCTTCCCTAAAAACACCCTGGTAAAAAGCATGACCGACAGGATTGCGCAACTCGAAAAAAGCAATCAAACAGGCAGCGATGCAGCCGGTGGCGAAGAGCCTACAGCTGCAGTAAAAGTAGGAATGGAAGCTCCCGATTTCTCCCTGCCTGATCCAAACGGCAAATTGATCAGCCTGAAGTCACTGCGCGGTAAATATGTACTGCTCGACTTCTGGGCCAGCTGGTGTGGTCCCTGCCGGGAAGAAAACCCCAATGTGGTAAGAGCTTTCCAGCAGTTCAAAAACAAAAACTTCACCATCCTGGGTGTATCACTGGATAAAACCAAGGAACAATGGCTGGCTGCCATCTCCAAAGATGGCCTCACCTGGAACCATGTGAGCGACCTGAAGTTCTGGGATTCTTCCGTAGTACCTTTATACGGTATCAACGCTATCCCTACCAACTTCCTGCTCGATCCGCAGGGTAAAGTGATTGCTTCTGACCTTAGAGGCGATGCGCTGATTACCAAACTCCAGGAAGTACTGAAATAAACAGATTAGTTGCTAATATAAACGGGCAGACCTGAATCAGGTCTGCCCGTTTTGTTTTTCTTCATTTTGAGCGCTGTTTTTAACGTTTGGACACCTAAGAAAGAGGTTAATGCCCAAACCTCAGGAAACAGGCCCTAATAGCCCGCCAATGCCCAATAAAAAGTCCCGGGAGTAATCCCGGGACGTTGTTAACTGAATATATGTTACTCATCATCTATCTAAAAACATAGCCTATCGCAAACTAGTAACCAGGATTCTGTGCATCCTTCAGTGTAGGATTGGACAGGATTTCAGTAGATGGCAGCGGCCAGATAAATCTGAAATCGCTGTAGTCAATCTTACCGAATTTGGAATTGGTAACTGGTCTGTTAACGATATCGTAATTGCTGCCATCATCTTTCAGGTCTGTCAGCAATATTTTAGCAGGAATACCACTGGTGCCATATACAGGGTCCATAACCAGGCGGGTGATATCCGGCCAGCGACGACCTTCACCAGCAAACTCAATACGACGCTCATTCAGGATGGCCAGTACCATATCTGCAGGAGGTGTAGTGAGGAAGTTAGTACTTGTAGGAGGCAATGCACGGTTACGTACAGCATTGAACAACAGGAAAGCCTGTGCTGTATTTCCTGTACGGGCATAAGCCTCTGCAGCGTTCAGTATTACCTCAGCATATCTGATAATTGGAGCCCAGTCTGCTTTGTTCAGGTAATCGCGGTATTTGTAGTTAAAGTAAAAGTTCTGGCTGGGTTTGCCGCTTTTAACAGTCAATTGTTTCACCTGCAGCATGCTACGACGTAAGTCATCGCTTACCCAGAAAGAAGCATTGTACAGGTTAGGGCTGGTAGCTACCAGGCCACGGCCGGATTTATCGGCAGGACCGAACATAGAAGCCAGCGCAGCATTGGTATTAGGATTGGTAGCAGCAGATTGTGCAACAGAGAAAATAGACTCCTTGTTATTATCGTATTTCACAAACGGCTCATCCGGACTAGGCAGTAATTTATACCCGTTGATAGGGCTTACAAAGTTACCAGCGGAGGCTGTACCCAGTTTAGTGGCTTCTGCAATTACGCCAGCCCAATCACCCATATGCAGTTTAACCCTTGTTTTCAGTGCGATGGCAGCACCTTTACCAGCTCTGGCGATATCTTTCACCTTAGGAGTAGCAGGCAGGTTTGTTTCTGCATAGTCAAGGTCTGCCAGAATTTTGGTGTAGTCTTCTGCAACAGTACCACGACCAATCTTCATAGCCGCCTGAATTTCTTCCGGCGTGCTTACAGGAAGATCACGGTAAGGTACCCCTACTTTAGAACCGGCTCCGTCAGCATAAGGACGGCTGAAGTTGATAACCGCCTCATGATGTGCCAATGCACGCATAAAACGCGCCTCACCTTCTATCTGTGCAGCTTTAGCCTGACTAATAACTCCTTTCCCAGCAGCTTTACGTACACCGTCAATCAGGGTATTCGCCTGGTTGATCAATGCATACAGATTCACCCACATGTTCACGTTGTTCGCGGAAGTAGGGCTGTAGGTGGCTTTATAAGTGATTTCATAAAACGTGGCCAGGTTCACCATATCTTCCCCACGCATTTCAGCCTGTTCAATAGAAGCAGCACCAAAAGGATAACCACGACCCGCTGAGTAATCATCATTATAACTACCGATGGCCGCAGTATTGTACATACCGTTCAGTGCCAGTTCAATGGTAGCAGAATCATTAAACACCGTTTCAGCAGGCATGGCATTTTTAGGTGCCAGCTCTGTATATTTTGAGCAGGATGCAACACCCAAACCAATTGCCAGGAGTCCTGCCATAGCCGTTTTCAGGCTTCTGTTATATGTATATGCAAATTTATTTTTCATGCTCAATATTTTTATAATCCTACGTTAATACCGAAAGTATAGGTACGGGGAACCGGGTTGGTGTTGTAGTCCAGACCAGGCTGAGTGTTAGCTCTGGAATCAGTATAAGTGTTTAACTCAGGATCCAGACCTTTATACTTGGTAATCACAAATGCATTCTGTACCTGTGCATATACACGGAGGTTGCTGATTCTGACTCTTTCCAGCATTGATTTAGGCAGAGAATAACCCAGACCAATGTTTTGTGCACGGATAAAGCTACCATCTTCCAGGAAACGGCTGTTTACGTTACCACTCTGTAACACGAAGTTGTCAGAACCATAGTAGAGTTTAGGTACATCAGTAACCTGACCAGGTGTAGTCCATCTGTTCAGCACTTCTTTACCGTTGTTCTGGAACTTCTGGTTGTTGAGTGTCTCCTGACGGGTTACGTTATATACTTTGTTACCACCGGAGAAGGACAGGAAGATGTTAAAATCAAATCCTTTGTAGGTAACAGTGTTGTTCAAACCACCATAGTAGGTAGGCAGTGCACGGCCGAGGATCTTTTTATCACCGGAAGACAGAGAAGCCACCTGTGTGCTGACATCTTCTGGTTTAGCAGGATCGTAGGCAAAGTATTTACCGTTTTTAGGATCGTTGTCGATACCCTGGTAGCCCTGGATGATAGAACCATCTGCTCTTTTCCACAGCGGATTACCATTAGCAGTGTTTACACCGGCAGATTCAAAACCATAGAAGGAACCCATTGATTCGCCAACACGGGTAACGTTGTAAGCATAGCTGATATCAGCATTGTTTACCAGTGCGGTCACTTTGTTCTGGATAAAAGACAGGTTAAAGGATGTTGTCCAGGTCAGATCTTTGCGCTGGATATTGGTGCTGTTGATAGTCAGCTCCACACCTTTGTTGTACATTTTACCAACGTTGGAGTAGAATACGTTAGGCTTGCCAGTGCTGGGAACACCCAGAGACGGAGGCAGAGGAGAAGCCAGGATCATGTTATCAATATCATTCTTGAAGTAGTCTGCTGTTACAGTAATTCTGTCCTGAAGCAAACCGAGGTCAAGACCTACGTTGATTTTTTTACTGGTTTCAAAAGTCAGGTCAGGATTGTACATCTGGCCAAAAGCGATACCCAGCAATGGTCCGTACAGTACAGGTTTGTAAGTACCGGCATAAGGATAAGCGCCGATGTCCACGTTACCCACTTTAGCATAACCGCCACGGAGTTTCAGGTTGCTGATGAAGTTGATATTGGCATTCTTGAAGAAATCTTCCTGAGAAACTCTCCAGGCAACAGATGCACCTGGCAGTGTAACATTCTGCTTACCGATAGGCAGGGAAGAAATCGCATCCCGGCGCAAAGTAGCAGACAACAGGTAACGATCTTTGTAACCGTAAGTAGCACGGCCAAAATATGACTGGAAAGCACGTTCAATGACATTACCACCAGCAGTCTGAGTAGCTATGCTCGCATCAATCAGGTTGTTTACACCGAAGAAAGGATTGGTCAGGTTAGTACCATTGCCCCAGAAGCTTCTTTCTCTGGTTTTCTGATTTTCAATACCAATCACCGCATTCACGTTATGGGAACCGATCACTTTGTTATAGCTCAAAGTATTCACCCAGTTGTAACGGAAGCTCGGAAGGAACTGCTGAAAAACAATACCATTAGGGCTTTTACCATCACCATGGATTGGATTCCAGTACTGGAAGTCTTCACCATTCAGGTAGTTGATACCGATCTGTGTTCTCAGATCAAATGATTTCAGGATTTTAACGTTCGCAAAAGTGTTACCTGTGATGTTCAGGTTCTGGTTGCGATAGATGTTATTATCCAGTACATATTTAATGTTGGTATAGTTGTCGCTGATGGTCAGTTTGTTGGAACCACTGCCCAGGGTATTGGTAGGGCTCAGGTTGTAGGTACCATCATTCCATTGTGCAGGAACGTTAGGTAAAGAGCGCAGGGCGTTGGACAGGTTGCTGGACAGACCAGACTGGCTGGTGTTCATACCATTGTTGGTAATATGGGAAACACCCATATTCACACCTACGGTTACCACATCAAATGCTTTCTGTTCGATTTTCAGGCGGGCCTGGTATTTTTTCTGATTGTTACCTACCAGGATACCAGTGAGGTCAGAATAACCTACAGACACGTAGTAGTTGGTCTGGTCATTGGCACCGCTCATAGACAGTGCGTGGTTCTGTTGGAAACCTGTTCTGGTTACCAGTTTCTGCCAGTCTGTATCATAAAAACCACCAGCAGGATTAGGTGTAGCTACTGCATATTTGGTAGCGTCGGAAGGATCTGCGTTAGACAGTTTTTCATTCGCGATGGTAATGAACTCATCTGCATTCAGTACTTTATAAAGCTTGGACGGAGTAGCAGCAGCCAGCCATGCATCATAAGTTAAACGGGGTTTACCGGACTTACCTCTTTTGGTAGTGATCAGGATAACACCGTTAGTTGCGCGGGAACCATAGATCGCAGTAGCAGCACCATCTTTCAGTACTTCCATGCTCTCAATGTCATTAGGGTTGATATCGCCCAGCGGATTGTTTGGAGTAATGCCACTCTGGTTACCGGAGATATAAGGTACTCCATCGATTACGTACAATGGATCGGTACCGCTACTGATACTGTTTGTACCACGGATACGGATACGGGCCGGTTGACCAAGCATACCACTGGATACTGTTGCCTGAACACCCGCTACCTGACCAGCGAGCTGGCGGTCGATACTGGGAGAAGCAACATCTTTCAATGCAGCGCCTTTAATACTGGCAACGGAAGCAGTGATATTTTTTCTTTCTACTGTGCCGTAACCCACTACCACTACTTCACTCAGGCCTTTTTCATCCTGGGCAAGTTTTACGTTAACAGCATTTTTGCCGGCAATGCCCACTACCTGTGTAGCATAACCCACAAAAGAAAATTCCAGGGAAGATGACTTGGCATCTACGTTTAAATGAAATTCACCGGTAGCATTGGTCATAGTTCCGTTAGCAGTGCTAACAATTTTAACCGTAACGCCAGGTAAAGGTGACCCATCCTTCGCATCGGTAACCTTACCAGTGATTGTTCGTGTTTGACCCAGCGCCTGTAAAGCACTGATGGCCGCGAACAGCCAGAGGAGCAATCCTTTCTTCATAAGCGATTTTGATTTGAGAAAATAAAAAGTAACTGACACATACATTCAGGCATAGTAATGCCATTAAGCATTAAATGCTTCTATCAAACATTAAAAATTAAAATGAAAACCCTTTACGCAGTCACTGGCGCAAAGTCATGCTACTGTTGCAGTCAATCCTCTCTAAGTAATGAAAAACAGCATTCAATAAGCAAAAAACCAAAATGAATTTACAATCCGGAAAGTGAAATCATACCTATGACGGTACATTCCTTAAAACCCTCTACGCTACTGTTGAATGTCCCCCGTAATAGCTTTTGGATACCGATTATAAACAGAACTGATGAAAAGCTGGTCAGACTTTTCTCCATAAACAAATGAACCCTTCCTATGAAAATTAAATAAGCAAAAACAATTTTCGAACTTTCTTACGTCTAGTATTTAGATTTTATTTGAACTCGCAATTTTAGATTTAGATTTAGATTAGTCTATCCTTCTCAGATTCTGGCACTCGAAACAATTTCGATGGTCACAAATATAATGAAAGCACTTTGGAAGAAGATACCACCTTTGTGCTATATCCTGACACAATATTACAGCGCCCAGACATAAAAAAACCGCCCTGGTTTTACCAGGGCGGTTCCTATTTAAGAATATTGATAATTACCTTTTCACATAAATTTTTATCGGAACACTGCCATAGTTGGATTCTTTGGAAGTGTTGGTAACTGTCAACGATATGGAAAGCGAACATGGGTTGATTTTACCACTGCCAACAATAGTCCAGTTATGCTCAGAAGGATCCAGTTCGTCAGCCGTTACAGCATAAATCTGTTTGGCGATAGTCACCTTGTAGGTCTGCTGATCCAGTGTCATAACTACTTTAGCACCTGGAACACCTGCCCAGTTAGTGAATGTCCAGGTATTACCATCACTGCTAATATCCACGTTTACAGGATAGGAAGCTCCGGTAAACTTATTATCGTCCACGTAAAGCACGTTACTGGCACTCAGGAAATCAGCCCTCAAATAAGGACATACTTTCTCATAAGTGAGTGTCATACTTGCATCCGGGAAATTGGCAGCATCAACACCATAAGGCTCCAGGTTAGTCAGTTCACCATTTATCATCGCCTGTCTGAAAGCAGGCAGAAAAGCACCGCTTTGCAGAGTAATGCTTGGCCTTATTTCAAAATAATCGCCCGGTTTAACTGTTGTTGGCTGTATTCCAAAAAGCCCTGTCAATTGAGTACCGGTAACCTCCTGCTTGGTCGGGAAGGTAGTAATATCCGCCTTCAGCAGCTTTGGATTTGAATAGTCCCCATTCATGGTAACCATCAGGTCCATTTTTTTGGGCTGAGCACCATTCTTAAAATATAAGTCAGTATTAAAAGCGGTACTAAAGTCAGCCACCTCTTTGATCAGAAGGTCACGCTTTGGGTCTTGTACCAGCTGTGGCAAAACTCCCTTTTCAATATCCGGCAATTTCGGATTATCGTTTTTCCGGCAGGCATTAAACGAAACAGCCATTCCTGCCAGTATGATAAAACTGAGTATCTTCTTCATAAACTTTCTTTTAAATAACATTAAACCTAGTTTTTATCCCAGAATACCGGTGCAGCGTCCGGGTTTTTGGCAGGCGGAGTATTCGGATTTACGTTGGCTTCACTCGCGGGCCAGGGCAGGGATAATGGATATTTTCTTCCGTTTGACACTTTTACCTTTGGCTGAGCTCCCGGATTCTTAAAGTCACCATTGATAGGAGGTTGTACAAAACCACCAGGTGCCTGCACAGCATTATTCGGATCGAATAATACGGGGTAGCCTGTACGACGATAGTCAGTATACTGGTCACAGCTAAAGCCAAAACTTTGTATCCATTTTTCTGTCATAATGTATTCCAGACGGCGGGTATCGGTAGTAGCCTTATCATACTCAGCCAGTACAGCATCACGATAAGCAGTTGCTCTTGCGGTACCACCCAGTACAGGAACACTTTGTGCTCCTCTGGCCATTCCTACTACAAAGTCAACCTGCTTCATAGATTCATCAATGGCTGCTGATAGCTTCGCCCTGGGATCACCGGCAATAACTTTGGCGTTCATCAGTTCTGCTTCAATGAACAAACGGTCAGCATAGGTCAATAACCTTAAAGGTGCTGCGCCGGTTGCATTCTTTGAGGAAACAGCAGTCGGATTACCATCATCATAACGGCCACCCACCGGATAAATACCAAATACAGAAATTACCTTGTCATTTGTTTTATCACGGTTAGGTCCGGAAGAAGCAAAGTAGATACTGATAAATCCTCCATCGCGGTACTCGGTACCGTTTTGTGGTTCAGTTTCAGCACCTGCCTGTCTGAAGAAATAATAGGGTACACGCGGATCTTCAATACCGGTAAAAATCTGACCATTATAACCTTTCAGGATCTCGTAGAACCAAGGGCTCTGGTAGTGACTTTTTTGTGTAGCCACATACTCGTTAAAGCCCGGGTTACGGTTATCAGGAGAAGGGACTGTACCATACTTCAGCATAAAGCCTTCATCAGTAGCGCTGATCAGTTTACCAGGATTTGCCAGTAAAGCATTTACCGGACCAGAAACATCCTGTATCAGTCTTAACTGATTGTACAGTTTCAGCTTGATGGTATTGGCTACCTTGATCCAGGAATCCTTATTACCACCATACATAATATCATCCTTGTCAGGATACAACGTAGTAGGCTCCAGTTTCACACCCAGGTCAACAATCGCTTCGTCCAGCAAGGCCAGCAATTTCGGATATACTTCACTGCCCTTGTCAAATTTGGGATACCTGTTACCAGTTTCACCAAACTTAGTAGCTTCAGTATAAGGCACATCACCATATGCATCGATAAACTGACTTACACCATATGCTTTAAGGATCTTTCCAATACCAGCATATCTCATGTTTCTGCCATCAGTTGCCTGCTTAATCATTACTTCCAGGTTCTGCATGGTACCAAATACATCTGAAGTTTCCTGAGCAGGAGCGCCAGCCCAGAAGTTAACCCAGCTGTTATCGATACTAAAATCACTACCGGTAGCACCATATTTATCAGGATCCTCACGGACTGTTACCTGGTGAGTATATACAGCCAGTACTTCTGTCAGACCACGTGCGCCGGAATTATCATTGGTAAAGCCCAAACTGGAGGCCAGACCCATTTCCGTTGCAGGCAGCAATTGAGACAAGGACACCTTAGCCGGATTGTTGGGATCCTTGTTGATGTCCAGAAACCCCTTGGTACAAGCAGTGCTGGTTACCAGCATGCCTAAAATGATATATCTGAATTTTATTCTTTTCATCAGTTCAAGTGTTTTCGCAATTATTAAAAGGTTGCTTTCAGGTTCACCCCAAAACGACGGGTAGTTGGCGCGCCTGATAATTCAATACCTTGTATATTGGTATTACCAAAACTTCCCACTTCCGGATTAAAGTTGGTATACTTAGGCAGGTTAGGTGCCAGGTACCAGAGGTTACGACCAGTCAGTGTCAGCGTCAAACCACCAATGGGTGCTTTGTTGAACCATTTCTTAGGAAAGTCATATCCCAGGGTTACTTCACGGAGGGTATACAATGTAGCATCATACACATTCCATTCTGTAGCAGAGTTGATCCCAAAGGACTCACCAAAGTACAGTTCGTTCATACTAACCATTGTAGTATTGCGGATCTTTTCTCCTTTTGCATCCAGGATAGGTTGCTGGTTATTAATGTTACCATAGTAACCCGGAATGATGAACATATTCTCACGGTCTCTGGTATCCAATGTTACACCACGGCCCAGCAGGGAGCTCACTGTCACAGAGTAGATATCACCGCCTCTGGTCATATCAAACAGCGCATTCAGGAAGAAACCTTTATAGGTAACAGTAGTACCGATACCTGCTTTAAAATCAGCATTAGGATCTCCAATCATACCCTGATCTTTTGCTCTGATCATTTGGCCGGTGGCAGGATCTATCAGCAGATTACCATCGCTGTCTCTTGCACTGAGTGTGCCACGCAGATAACCATAAGGTTTACCCACTTCCAGGTACGGACTGATAGTGTTCAATACACCACCCAGCTGTATGCGGTCTACACCTTCTTTCAGGGATTCAACCACGCTTCTGTTTTTGGTGAATAC
Encoded proteins:
- a CDS encoding TlpA disulfide reductase family protein, yielding MKKYLLWMSVAAFLAGCTGQQQEKGEFKIEGHFTNLPLGPVVLEELTLDNLKVVDSTNVKDASGKFTLKGMVPEQGLYRIRFENGKFILLSLDAGDMKLEGDVSNLENMKVSGSEATSELHQFLQDISKQSIALTEEMRKVDSLHGAKVPDSVFQPQLTAIQKKEKDFEQGFFDMAEKTKNPANAVFAISQVRNPEEIISHKQVITGLTTRFPKNTLVKSMTDRIAQLEKSNQTGSDAAGGEEPTAAVKVGMEAPDFSLPDPNGKLISLKSLRGKYVLLDFWASWCGPCREENPNVVRAFQQFKNKNFTILGVSLDKTKEQWLAAISKDGLTWNHVSDLKFWDSSVVPLYGINAIPTNFLLDPQGKVIASDLRGDALITKLQEVLK
- a CDS encoding RagB/SusD family nutrient uptake outer membrane protein, which translates into the protein MKNKFAYTYNRSLKTAMAGLLAIGLGVASCSKYTELAPKNAMPAETVFNDSATIELALNGMYNTAAIGSYNDDYSAGRGYPFGAASIEQAEMRGEDMVNLATFYEITYKATYSPTSANNVNMWVNLYALINQANTLIDGVRKAAGKGVISQAKAAQIEGEARFMRALAHHEAVINFSRPYADGAGSKVGVPYRDLPVSTPEEIQAAMKIGRGTVAEDYTKILADLDYAETNLPATPKVKDIARAGKGAAIALKTRVKLHMGDWAGVIAEATKLGTASAGNFVSPINGYKLLPSPDEPFVKYDNNKESIFSVAQSAATNPNTNAALASMFGPADKSGRGLVATSPNLYNASFWVSDDLRRSMLQVKQLTVKSGKPSQNFYFNYKYRDYLNKADWAPIIRYAEVILNAAEAYARTGNTAQAFLLFNAVRNRALPPTSTNFLTTPPADMVLAILNERRIEFAGEGRRWPDITRLVMDPVYGTSGIPAKILLTDLKDDGSNYDIVNRPVTNSKFGKIDYSDFRFIWPLPSTEILSNPTLKDAQNPGY
- a CDS encoding SusC/RagA family TonB-linked outer membrane protein, with translation MKKGLLLWLFAAISALQALGQTRTITGKVTDAKDGSPLPGVTVKIVSTANGTMTNATGEFHLNVDAKSSSLEFSFVGYATQVVGIAGKNAVNVKLAQDEKGLSEVVVVGYGTVERKNITASVASIKGAALKDVASPSIDRQLAGQVAGVQATVSSGMLGQPARIRIRGTNSISSGTDPLYVIDGVPYISGNQSGITPNNPLGDINPNDIESMEVLKDGAATAIYGSRATNGVILITTKRGKSGKPRLTYDAWLAAATPSKLYKVLNADEFITIANEKLSNADPSDATKYAVATPNPAGGFYDTDWQKLVTRTGFQQNHALSMSGANDQTNYYVSVGYSDLTGILVGNNQKKYQARLKIEQKAFDVVTVGVNMGVSHITNNGMNTSQSGLSSNLSNALRSLPNVPAQWNDGTYNLSPTNTLGSGSNKLTISDNYTNIKYVLDNNIYRNQNLNITGNTFANVKILKSFDLRTQIGINYLNGEDFQYWNPIHGDGKSPNGIVFQQFLPSFRYNWVNTLSYNKVIGSHNVNAVIGIENQKTRERSFWGNGTNLTNPFFGVNNLIDASIATQTAGGNVIERAFQSYFGRATYGYKDRYLLSATLRRDAISSLPIGKQNVTLPGASVAWRVSQEDFFKNANINFISNLKLRGGYAKVGNVDIGAYPYAGTYKPVLYGPLLGIAFGQMYNPDLTFETSKKINVGLDLGLLQDRITVTADYFKNDIDNMILASPLPPSLGVPSTGKPNVFYSNVGKMYNKGVELTINSTNIQRKDLTWTTSFNLSFIQNKVTALVNNADISYAYNVTRVGESMGSFYGFESAGVNTANGNPLWKRADGSIIQGYQGIDNDPKNGKYFAYDPAKPEDVSTQVASLSSGDKKILGRALPTYYGGLNNTVTYKGFDFNIFLSFSGGNKVYNVTRQETLNNQKFQNNGKEVLNRWTTPGQVTDVPKLYYGSDNFVLQSGNVNSRFLEDGSFIRAQNIGLGYSLPKSMLERVRISNLRVYAQVQNAFVITKYKGLDPELNTYTDSRANTQPGLDYNTNPVPRTYTFGINVGL
- a CDS encoding SusD/RagB family nutrient-binding outer membrane lipoprotein, which encodes MKRIKFRYIILGMLVTSTACTKGFLDINKDPNNPAKVSLSQLLPATEMGLASSLGFTNDNSGARGLTEVLAVYTHQVTVREDPDKYGATGSDFSIDNSWVNFWAGAPAQETSDVFGTMQNLEVMIKQATDGRNMRYAGIGKILKAYGVSQFIDAYGDVPYTEATKFGETGNRYPKFDKGSEVYPKLLALLDEAIVDLGVKLEPTTLYPDKDDIMYGGNKDSWIKVANTIKLKLYNQLRLIQDVSGPVNALLANPGKLISATDEGFMLKYGTVPSPDNRNPGFNEYVATQKSHYQSPWFYEILKGYNGQIFTGIEDPRVPYYFFRQAGAETEPQNGTEYRDGGFISIYFASSGPNRDKTNDKVISVFGIYPVGGRYDDGNPTAVSSKNATGAAPLRLLTYADRLFIEAELMNAKVIAGDPRAKLSAAIDESMKQVDFVVGMARGAQSVPVLGGTARATAYRDAVLAEYDKATTDTRRLEYIMTEKWIQSFGFSCDQYTDYRRTGYPVLFDPNNAVQAPGGFVQPPINGDFKNPGAQPKVKVSNGRKYPLSLPWPASEANVNPNTPPAKNPDAAPVFWDKN